A stretch of the Porifericola rhodea genome encodes the following:
- a CDS encoding glycerate kinase family protein: MNILIAPNAFKNSLDAVKSAEAIRAGLHHSLLQADCILQPIADGGDGMLSVMLSQEKGEIKKAIVNDALGRKVEAQFALIKQGKTAVIEMAEASGIRLLKDEELNPMHASSYGTGELIKAALDAGAQEIVIGLGGSATVDLGLGMAQSLGVTLLDASSLPIAAGGEGVKNLHTVDASTMDKRLHEVQIIVTCDVTNTLLEAPSVFGPQKGATQEMIQELEIHFKRVGELVKSKLGKDIISPARTGAAGGLGAALLGFFDAKLVDGTDYLLSRTGFNEALEKAELIITAEGALDIQTQAGKGPYYVATQAKKLNKPVIMLAGSLPKNYQAKDYAVYDVVLPIGPRPQPLEEALAHTAENLERTAFQIGNMLALKTKNE, encoded by the coding sequence TTGAACATACTAATTGCCCCCAATGCTTTTAAAAACAGTCTGGATGCTGTAAAGTCTGCCGAAGCTATTCGTGCGGGTCTTCATCATAGCTTACTCCAGGCAGATTGTATATTGCAACCTATAGCCGATGGTGGTGATGGTATGCTTAGCGTTATGTTGAGCCAGGAAAAAGGTGAGATAAAAAAAGCAATAGTCAATGATGCGCTAGGCAGGAAAGTGGAAGCGCAGTTTGCATTGATTAAGCAGGGCAAGACCGCGGTTATTGAGATGGCTGAAGCTTCTGGCATAAGATTATTGAAAGATGAAGAGCTTAATCCAATGCATGCTTCTTCATACGGTACGGGCGAACTTATAAAGGCCGCATTAGATGCTGGCGCGCAGGAGATAGTCATTGGGCTCGGGGGTAGTGCTACTGTAGATTTAGGTTTAGGAATGGCGCAGTCGCTAGGTGTTACACTCTTAGATGCTTCCTCGCTACCTATTGCGGCCGGAGGAGAGGGAGTAAAAAACTTACATACTGTGGATGCCTCCACTATGGATAAAAGGTTGCATGAGGTACAAATTATTGTGACTTGCGATGTAACTAACACCCTTCTGGAAGCACCTTCAGTATTTGGGCCACAAAAAGGAGCGACGCAGGAGATGATACAAGAGCTGGAAATACACTTTAAAAGAGTAGGAGAGCTGGTAAAAAGTAAGTTGGGAAAAGATATAATTTCTCCAGCCCGTACAGGGGCTGCCGGTGGATTAGGCGCTGCATTGTTAGGTTTTTTTGATGCTAAACTGGTAGATGGCACAGACTACTTACTTTCTCGTACAGGTTTCAATGAAGCACTGGAAAAAGCTGAGTTAATAATAACTGCAGAAGGAGCACTGGATATCCAGACCCAGGCAGGCAAGGGACCTTACTATGTAGCTACTCAGGCTAAAAAATTAAATAAGCCGGTAATTATGCTTGCGGGTAGTCTGCCGAAAAACTATCAGGCAAAAGACTATGCCGTTTACGATGTAGTGCTACCTATAGGGCCTCGCCCGCAACCTCTGGAAGAAGCACTGGCCCATACCGCAGAAAACCTTGAGAGAACAGCTTTTCAGATAGGAAATATGCTTGCTCTAAAAACAAAAAATGAGTAG
- a CDS encoding TonB-dependent receptor plug domain-containing protein: protein MRKILLSVLFLCMVMVRAGYAQEDSTVIELNNLTITENRMQTPFSESARSIYVVSREQLQQIPVQSLNEALSYIPGVDMRQRGPAGVQSDVSIRGGTFEQTLILINGIKMSDPQTGHHLMNLPLDIDNIERIEVLKGPGARIYGQNAFAGAINIVTRVPSEPMAIFSGYGGDFETFGGNISVALPGKTYGQYIAVSRDQSEGYRTNSDYEITNAFYQSYLQLKEGKINFLGGYTQRAFGAAGFYVPDSEEYEEVNTTFFSADYELKKERWTLQPRLYWRRNHDDYIYIRSNPAVFNNLHTTHVGGAEVHATYKSDLGLSGIGVEYRYENINSTNLGAHDRSLLGLFAEHRFYLFDRLDITPGIYLNWYSDYGVNLFPGLDASFDITDEWKAFANIGRSFRVPTYTDLYYVGPNNIGNDQLEPEDAVSYEGGIKYFRRNFWGQLSYFKRDASNLIDWIKYAEDDPWEPLNFTNVNVQGVEAGLNYDFSSSKSAWIKQLSLNYTYLDAELKEREGVLSRYALDNLNHQLIFGITHKIVGKLNHSLRLRYLDRASLPDYSLLDSRIFYKTDYYHVFAEATNFTDTEYSEAGYVPMPGRWFRAGVTVKLSLKK from the coding sequence ATGAGAAAGATTTTACTTTCAGTTTTATTTTTGTGTATGGTAATGGTCCGTGCAGGCTATGCCCAGGAAGACAGCACTGTGATAGAGCTGAATAACCTAACCATCACCGAAAACCGTATGCAGACCCCCTTCTCTGAGTCTGCCCGAAGCATTTATGTAGTGAGCCGAGAGCAACTTCAGCAGATTCCGGTACAAAGTCTGAACGAGGCTCTTAGTTATATACCCGGTGTAGACATGCGCCAGCGAGGCCCCGCTGGGGTACAGTCCGATGTAAGTATCAGAGGGGGTACTTTTGAGCAGACGCTTATTCTTATTAATGGTATAAAAATGAGCGACCCACAAACCGGACATCACTTAATGAACCTACCGCTGGATATTGACAATATTGAAAGGATAGAAGTACTGAAAGGACCGGGAGCTCGTATTTATGGTCAAAATGCATTTGCAGGAGCTATAAATATCGTTACCAGGGTACCATCAGAACCTATGGCTATTTTTAGCGGCTATGGCGGAGACTTTGAAACCTTTGGAGGAAATATATCTGTAGCGCTTCCCGGCAAAACATATGGCCAGTACATAGCCGTATCCCGTGACCAGTCAGAAGGCTACCGTACCAACTCTGACTATGAAATAACTAATGCTTTTTACCAATCTTATCTACAGCTGAAAGAGGGTAAAATTAATTTTCTGGGAGGCTATACTCAGAGAGCCTTTGGCGCAGCCGGTTTTTATGTACCAGACTCCGAAGAGTATGAAGAGGTAAATACAACTTTTTTCAGTGCTGACTACGAGCTAAAAAAAGAGAGGTGGACCCTACAGCCACGCCTTTACTGGAGAAGAAATCATGATGACTACATATACATCAGAAGTAATCCGGCAGTGTTTAACAACTTACATACTACCCATGTAGGCGGAGCGGAAGTGCATGCAACTTATAAAAGTGATTTAGGCCTGAGTGGTATAGGTGTAGAATACCGTTATGAAAATATTAACAGTACAAACCTGGGAGCGCATGATCGCAGTCTGCTAGGCCTGTTTGCGGAGCATCGTTTTTATCTGTTTGACCGCCTGGATATCACTCCTGGCATATACCTCAACTGGTACTCAGACTATGGGGTGAATCTCTTCCCTGGACTTGATGCCAGCTTTGATATTACTGATGAGTGGAAAGCATTTGCCAACATCGGACGGTCTTTCCGTGTACCTACCTACACCGACCTCTATTATGTAGGACCAAATAATATTGGAAATGATCAGTTAGAGCCTGAAGATGCTGTGAGTTATGAGGGTGGTATTAAGTATTTCAGAAGAAATTTCTGGGGACAACTAAGCTACTTCAAAAGAGATGCGTCTAACCTAATTGACTGGATTAAATACGCTGAAGATGATCCATGGGAGCCTTTAAACTTTACTAATGTGAATGTGCAAGGTGTGGAAGCCGGCTTGAATTACGATTTTAGCAGCAGCAAAAGTGCCTGGATCAAACAGCTATCCCTTAACTATACTTATCTGGATGCTGAGCTAAAAGAAAGGGAGGGTGTGCTCTCACGTTATGCTCTTGATAACCTGAACCATCAGCTTATTTTTGGTATTACGCATAAGATTGTAGGCAAGCTGAACCATTCGCTCCGCCTGCGCTACCTGGACAGGGCTAGCCTGCCGGATTATAGCTTGCTAGATAGCCGCATATTCTACAAAACTGATTATTATCACGTATTTGCAGAAGCAACCAACTTCACCGATACTGAGTACAGTGAAGCTGGATACGTGCCTATGCCTGGCCGTTGGTTTAGAGCAGGAGTCACTGTTAAACTGAGCCTAAAGAAATAA
- a CDS encoding efflux RND transporter periplasmic adaptor subunit yields the protein MKRYLLTILPIIAFVAGCTSQRAEEKPKNKAEVSKVQTVQTVAVKKQQPEYTLSLPGELHPYEEVALYAKLRGFVKKIYVERGAEVKKGQLLAVLDAPEITQQYIAATAKQREVSEQINYSLQAYKRLQNAALKQGTVAEIELEEAKARLMRDSASYLALKAEMEAAQQLKEYAYITAPFDGVITDKKVSPGALVGENSKPLFALSQHDKLRLTVAIPEKHARALSDSSQITFTVSGQPGEKFSASMSRSSSVIHSELRALMVEFDIDNQNHQLSGGEYAQVQLNLRRPQASLQVPVSSIVQSQNKVFVAMVDEQTILHVPVERGITQHSFVEVFGKLEAGDEIVLKASEELKNGMRVKTDQVEINNE from the coding sequence ATGAAAAGGTATCTTTTAACAATACTTCCCATTATTGCTTTCGTTGCTGGATGTACTTCTCAGAGAGCCGAAGAGAAACCAAAGAATAAAGCAGAAGTAAGCAAAGTTCAAACAGTACAGACAGTGGCTGTTAAAAAACAGCAGCCTGAATATACATTGAGTTTGCCAGGAGAATTACATCCTTACGAAGAAGTAGCTCTGTACGCAAAGCTTAGAGGCTTTGTAAAAAAAATCTATGTAGAGCGTGGCGCTGAGGTCAAAAAAGGACAGTTACTGGCAGTGCTGGATGCCCCCGAAATTACCCAGCAGTACATAGCTGCAACGGCAAAACAGCGAGAGGTAAGTGAACAGATCAACTACAGTTTGCAAGCCTATAAACGATTGCAAAATGCCGCGCTAAAACAGGGGACGGTAGCTGAGATAGAACTGGAAGAAGCTAAAGCCAGACTGATGCGGGACAGCGCTTCCTACCTGGCACTTAAGGCAGAAATGGAAGCTGCCCAGCAGTTGAAAGAGTATGCTTATATCACTGCGCCTTTTGATGGAGTAATTACTGATAAGAAAGTGTCGCCAGGGGCTTTGGTAGGAGAAAACAGTAAACCTCTCTTCGCTTTATCTCAGCATGACAAATTGCGCCTTACTGTAGCCATACCGGAAAAACACGCTCGTGCCTTAAGCGACAGCAGCCAGATAACCTTCACAGTAAGTGGACAGCCAGGTGAAAAATTCAGTGCCTCTATGTCGCGCAGTAGTAGTGTCATCCATTCTGAGCTTCGCGCTCTGATGGTGGAGTTTGATATTGATAACCAGAACCATCAGCTAAGCGGAGGGGAGTACGCTCAGGTACAGCTTAATTTGCGCCGACCACAAGCTAGTCTTCAGGTACCTGTAAGTAGCATCGTTCAGTCTCAAAATAAAGTGTTTGTTGCTATGGTTGATGAACAGACCATACTGCATGTTCCTGTAGAAAGAGGCATAACTCAACACTCCTTTGTAGAAGTGTTTGGCAAGCTTGAGGCGGGAGATGAGATAGTCTTAAAGGCCAGTGAAGAATTGAAAAATGGCATGAGAGTAAAAACAGATCAAGTAGAAATCAACAACGAATGA
- a CDS encoding efflux RND transporter permease subunit, producing MNIIRLALRNPIAVMVTVIAIAYFSVITIRNIKVDIFPNIESPAIYIAMPYGGLSPAYMDGFMANQFQKVLIFVSGVKDLEFKSVQGLSLMKLTFYPETDMAQAAAEVATQVSRAMAFLPPGAVSPQVVRFDASAQPVGQLVFESPQHSIGELQNMVISRIRPMFVNIPGITAPAPFGGNARTMVVNVDPKLMHAHGLTAEEVMTSIAQNNMPSPAGNVIIGEQNLMSPVNTLALDAEEFLNIPVRKGNGPTVFIKDIASVTDGADKTTAYALVNGKRTVYLPIIKKADASTLAAVNNLKEALPLLEETLPEEVKVSYVFDQSGYIETALNNLVHEGVLGAMLTGLMVLFFLGDKRGALIVVLTIPIAILSAVILLYLFGQTINIMTLSGLALSIGILVDEATVTIENIHQHFEQHKPKAKAILDALLEISLPKLLILLCILAVLTPSLMMSGIPKDMFLPLSMAVGFAMIVSFLASQTFIPVLANWIMKNKHVQRDGKPIHTRFGRFRIRYTLLIRRWQRHAPKVVGAYTLIVIGLISWGLLTIGTDILPASDTKDLQMRIQAPQGVSLAKSEAYLLEVEKLIREEVGEDHIRITSAFVGMHSPNTPINPIFLFTSGSHESVLQVSVNGETYEGSMNELKERIRAKVEIQFPEIQLSFEPIELVEKIMSQGATTPISVKILGKNLEEAKAYATKVKTELDAIDFLRDVHIAEPVNYPSISIDVDRERVAQFGLSVREVSTALTTATSSTRYVNKNMWVDPKSGLVFQVQVQLPEAELQSINDLRALPLKAGSLHPVLEDVATIQYSEEAGQVNRQGPNRYVTLVANTHEVDLGTASQAVQQALKDAGEPPRGLMVKAVGAVEILGETLSSLQAGLMVAVVVIFLMLTAYYQSFAVSALILSVVPAVIGGSLSVLLLSGSTLNLQSYMGIIMSVGVSVANAVLIINQAEEYRLGRRMTALHAARLAVSSRLRPILMTASAMIAGMIPMAIGMGDGGGQVAPLGQAVIGGLIFSSLTALLVLPHLYALVRKNASYQSKSLDPDDVHHQFLHA from the coding sequence ATGAATATTATCCGATTGGCACTTAGAAATCCAATTGCTGTAATGGTAACAGTAATTGCGATTGCCTATTTCTCTGTTATTACTATCAGAAATATCAAAGTAGACATTTTTCCTAATATAGAATCACCCGCCATTTACATAGCTATGCCATATGGTGGACTCTCACCAGCCTATATGGATGGGTTTATGGCTAATCAATTTCAGAAAGTGCTCATTTTTGTAAGTGGGGTAAAAGATCTAGAGTTTAAAAGTGTGCAGGGGCTAAGCCTGATGAAGCTGACCTTTTATCCGGAAACAGATATGGCTCAGGCAGCGGCTGAAGTTGCTACACAAGTGTCAAGGGCTATGGCTTTTTTGCCGCCGGGAGCGGTATCCCCTCAGGTAGTACGTTTTGATGCTAGTGCTCAACCTGTAGGGCAATTGGTCTTTGAAAGCCCGCAGCATTCTATCGGAGAGTTGCAGAACATGGTGATCAGCCGTATCCGGCCCATGTTTGTAAATATCCCCGGCATTACTGCACCAGCTCCATTTGGGGGAAATGCCCGCACCATGGTAGTAAATGTAGATCCGAAACTGATGCATGCTCATGGGCTTACGGCAGAAGAAGTTATGACTTCTATTGCCCAGAACAATATGCCTTCTCCGGCAGGAAATGTGATTATAGGTGAGCAAAATTTGATGAGCCCTGTTAATACTTTGGCTCTTGATGCTGAAGAGTTTCTAAATATTCCGGTTCGTAAAGGCAATGGTCCAACTGTTTTTATCAAAGATATTGCCTCTGTTACTGATGGTGCAGACAAAACGACTGCCTATGCTCTGGTTAATGGTAAGCGGACAGTATACCTGCCGATTATCAAAAAAGCAGATGCTTCTACGCTGGCAGCGGTAAATAATCTTAAAGAAGCGCTGCCCTTACTGGAAGAGACTCTGCCGGAAGAGGTGAAGGTAAGCTATGTGTTTGACCAGTCGGGCTATATAGAAACTGCCCTCAACAACTTGGTACATGAAGGCGTGCTTGGCGCAATGTTGACCGGACTGATGGTACTTTTTTTCTTAGGTGACAAAAGGGGCGCCTTGATTGTAGTACTTACCATTCCGATTGCCATCCTCTCAGCAGTCATTTTACTATATCTATTTGGACAGACTATCAACATAATGACGCTAAGTGGTCTGGCCCTGTCCATCGGAATTCTGGTAGATGAAGCAACCGTTACTATAGAAAATATTCACCAGCATTTTGAGCAGCACAAACCCAAAGCCAAGGCCATACTGGATGCTCTGCTGGAAATCTCTCTGCCCAAACTTCTGATTCTGCTCTGTATTCTGGCGGTGCTGACACCCTCTCTAATGATGAGTGGCATTCCCAAAGATATGTTTCTGCCACTGTCAATGGCTGTAGGCTTTGCCATGATTGTTTCTTTTCTGGCTTCACAAACGTTTATCCCGGTGCTAGCCAACTGGATCATGAAAAATAAGCACGTGCAGAGAGATGGAAAACCAATTCATACACGCTTTGGTAGATTCAGGATTCGTTACACGTTACTCATCAGAAGGTGGCAGAGACATGCTCCTAAAGTGGTGGGTGCATACACTTTGATTGTGATCGGACTGATTTCCTGGGGGCTTCTTACCATAGGTACAGATATACTCCCTGCCAGTGATACCAAAGACTTACAGATGCGGATACAGGCCCCCCAGGGAGTTAGCCTGGCCAAATCTGAAGCTTATTTGCTGGAGGTAGAAAAACTAATACGGGAAGAAGTGGGTGAAGACCATATTCGTATTACTTCTGCATTTGTGGGTATGCATTCCCCCAACACTCCTATCAACCCCATCTTCCTTTTTACCAGCGGTTCTCATGAATCTGTTTTGCAGGTATCTGTGAATGGGGAAACTTATGAGGGAAGCATGAATGAACTGAAAGAAAGGATAAGAGCTAAGGTTGAAATACAGTTCCCGGAAATACAACTCTCTTTTGAACCCATAGAGCTAGTAGAAAAAATCATGAGCCAGGGAGCAACCACTCCTATCTCAGTAAAAATACTGGGCAAAAATCTGGAAGAGGCGAAAGCTTACGCAACAAAAGTTAAGACAGAGCTTGATGCCATAGACTTCTTGCGTGATGTGCATATTGCCGAACCTGTCAACTACCCCAGTATTTCTATTGATGTAGACCGGGAGAGGGTGGCCCAGTTTGGCTTGAGTGTCCGTGAGGTAAGTACTGCTTTAACTACTGCAACTTCTTCTACGCGCTATGTGAATAAAAACATGTGGGTAGACCCTAAATCCGGCCTGGTATTTCAGGTGCAGGTACAACTACCCGAGGCCGAGCTACAGTCCATCAACGACCTTCGTGCCTTGCCCCTCAAAGCTGGCAGTTTGCATCCGGTACTGGAGGATGTAGCCACTATACAGTATTCAGAAGAAGCAGGGCAGGTGAACCGACAGGGGCCCAATCGTTATGTGACGCTGGTTGCCAATACCCATGAGGTAGATCTGGGAACTGCTTCCCAAGCGGTTCAACAGGCCCTGAAAGATGCCGGAGAGCCTCCCCGTGGATTGATGGTGAAAGCAGTGGGAGCGGTAGAAATTCTGGGAGAAACGCTGAGCAGCTTGCAGGCAGGCTTAATGGTAGCTGTAGTGGTCATCTTCCTGATGCTTACCGCCTATTATCAATCCTTTGCCGTTTCTGCATTGATCCTTTCGGTAGTTCCTGCGGTCATTGGTGGCAGCCTGTCAGTGCTTTTGCTGAGCGGCAGCACGCTTAATCTGCAGTCTTACATGGGTATCATCATGTCAGTGGGGGTTTCAGTAGCCAATGCAGTGCTTATTATCAATCAGGCAGAGGAATATAGGTTAGGACGAAGAATGACTGCCTTGCATGCTGCTCGTCTGGCTGTCTCCTCTCGCTTACGTCCCATACTGATGACAGCTTCTGCCATGATTGCCGGTATGATTCCTATGGCTATTGGTATGGGAGATGGAGGTGGACAGGTAGCGCCACTCGGGCAAGCCGTGATTGGAGGACTGATTTTTTCTTCCCTAACAGCATTGCTGGTATTGCCCCACCTTTATGCCCTGGTGAGAAAAAATGCCTCATACCAAAGCAAATCCTTAGATCCTGATGATGTTCATCATCAATTCTTACATGCTTAA
- a CDS encoding DsrE family protein encodes MKTPTQHNETNKFVDVNKHKVVMQVTQSDALNQLSVISQLKNIKAALPNAEIKVVVHSQGLEMLVESRSKVRQHIEELSRQQLSFIVCENTMSRQKVSQEDLIKGVATVPSGLVEIILKQKEGWSYIKGGV; translated from the coding sequence ATGAAAACACCCACTCAGCATAATGAAACGAATAAATTTGTAGATGTTAATAAGCATAAGGTGGTGATGCAGGTGACCCAGTCCGATGCACTCAATCAGCTTTCTGTAATTAGCCAGCTTAAAAATATCAAAGCAGCCTTGCCCAATGCGGAAATTAAAGTGGTAGTACACAGTCAGGGGCTGGAGATGTTAGTTGAAAGTAGGTCAAAGGTGAGGCAGCACATAGAAGAGCTTAGTCGTCAGCAACTTAGTTTTATTGTTTGTGAAAATACCATGAGCAGACAAAAAGTAAGTCAGGAGGATCTAATAAAAGGTGTTGCTACAGTGCCTTCGGGGCTGGTAGAGATTATTCTGAAGCAGAAAGAAGGCTGGTCTTATATCAAAGGAGGAGTTTAA
- a CDS encoding universal stress protein, which yields MYPLKKILVALDASSMDDTLIEFASFLAQSTSAESVHFVNVIKNAQLPNALRKEFPNLMEDAIKDRKKQMEKKVIERFDMTNQNIKVKITVEQGLLPSKHILKLAEKHNIDAIVVGRKEKLKGSSVVTQRLARRATCSLLIVPEKEYSSMNRMLVATDFSKDALVALEEAISVASHGKNEGRDVEIICHHVYQVPVGYHYTGKSFEECGDVMRKNAEKNYKKFISKVDTRNVKITPLFTLSKQESPVSVIYDKAVEMNANCIVIGGKGKAASTAFFPIGTNTEKLISMDANIPLLIVRPKHKNAGLMEMLQRI from the coding sequence ATGTATCCATTAAAGAAAATTCTGGTAGCGCTTGATGCATCGTCAATGGACGATACGTTAATTGAATTTGCTTCATTTCTGGCTCAATCTACTTCCGCAGAGTCTGTTCACTTTGTGAATGTGATTAAAAACGCACAGCTTCCTAACGCTTTGCGTAAGGAGTTTCCTAACCTGATGGAAGATGCCATTAAAGACCGCAAGAAGCAAATGGAAAAGAAGGTCATTGAGCGATTTGACATGACCAATCAGAATATAAAGGTTAAAATAACAGTAGAGCAGGGTCTCCTGCCTTCTAAACATATACTCAAACTGGCAGAAAAGCATAATATTGATGCCATAGTAGTAGGAAGAAAAGAAAAGCTAAAAGGCAGCAGCGTCGTAACTCAGCGTCTGGCACGTCGTGCTACCTGTTCCCTGCTTATAGTACCAGAGAAAGAGTACTCAAGCATGAACCGTATGTTGGTAGCTACTGACTTCTCTAAAGATGCACTGGTAGCTTTAGAGGAAGCTATCTCTGTAGCTAGCCACGGTAAAAATGAAGGAAGAGATGTTGAGATTATTTGCCATCACGTATACCAGGTGCCAGTAGGCTACCATTACACTGGTAAGTCTTTTGAAGAGTGTGGTGATGTAATGCGTAAGAATGCTGAAAAGAATTATAAGAAATTTATTAGTAAAGTAGATACCAGGAATGTAAAAATTACACCCCTATTTACTTTAAGTAAGCAAGAAAGCCCGGTAAGTGTAATCTACGATAAAGCCGTAGAGATGAACGCGAACTGTATTGTTATTGGTGGTAAAGGAAAGGCTGCTTCTACAGCTTTCTTCCCTATTGGTACCAATACCGAGAAGTTAATAAGCATGGATGCTAACATTCCTTTGCTTATTGTAAGGCCTAAACACAAAAATGCCGGCCTGATGGAAATGTTACAAAGAATTTAA
- a CDS encoding TlpA family protein disulfide reductase — MNTKKIFTIAILAISIIGMVYLLVFDKPADKVEARTEVVEAKHREQQNKSELINAEGERLNFADFKGKVVFINNWASWCPPCIAEMPTIEKLKNEFSEKDLAFVMVSFDQDPKKGLNWMRKKEFDLPVYFPGQNYPQQYLTDVIPASFILDKEGKLLHTQMGMADYSNPDFIRQMKAWINQ, encoded by the coding sequence ATGAATACTAAAAAAATATTTACAATCGCAATACTAGCTATCAGCATTATAGGTATGGTTTACCTGTTAGTATTTGACAAACCCGCTGATAAAGTAGAAGCTCGTACTGAGGTGGTTGAAGCAAAACATAGAGAGCAGCAAAATAAATCTGAATTAATTAACGCTGAAGGTGAACGGCTTAACTTTGCTGATTTTAAAGGTAAAGTGGTATTTATCAACAACTGGGCAAGTTGGTGTCCACCTTGTATCGCCGAGATGCCAACCATAGAAAAGTTAAAGAATGAATTTAGTGAAAAGGATTTAGCTTTTGTGATGGTGTCCTTTGACCAAGATCCTAAGAAAGGTTTAAACTGGATGCGGAAAAAAGAATTTGACCTGCCTGTTTACTTTCCTGGGCAAAACTATCCGCAACAATACTTAACAGATGTCATTCCTGCCTCCTTTATTCTGGACAAAGAAGGGAAGCTATTGCATACCCAGATGGGAATGGCAGACTACAGCAACCCAGACTTTATCAGGCAAATGAAAGCGTGGATCAATCAGTAA
- a CDS encoding sterol desaturase family protein, with the protein MDINPIVLSIPIYFLLIGIELIVQFIQKKQLYRLNDALTNIGCGVTQQLSGLFFKVLVVAAYQLVYEYLAIIQIPVNWYTIAILFVLVDFCYYWAHRMSHEVNLFWGGHVVHHQSEDYNLSVALRQGSFQVIWTSMFYLPLAILGFDTLTFVSVSAFVTLYQFWIHTETIGKLGWLEWVLNTPSHHRVHHGRNPKYIDRNHAGVFIVWDRLFGTFQVEEEKPTYGVTQAVNTWNPLWANLKPYIAMGQQLQKMPSLEDKLKLLFYKPGWLPESMGGYQAPPEIDIRSYQKYNKKSTALLHAYILVQFVVAMLGTALFLFNEGQLSMSEKIASAALILLSLICLGSLFEVPRKIFPLEAFRILICTTAIYYFGQHASWASSILVMGALSALLSIVWLYYSIYKQTVPTMLDTKIPKSITTQAVEEIYSE; encoded by the coding sequence ATGGATATTAACCCAATTGTCCTGTCCATTCCTATTTATTTTCTTCTGATAGGTATTGAGCTTATCGTTCAGTTTATCCAGAAAAAACAGCTCTACCGACTCAATGATGCACTTACCAATATTGGGTGTGGGGTTACCCAGCAGCTTAGCGGGCTTTTTTTCAAAGTATTAGTGGTTGCTGCTTATCAGTTGGTCTACGAGTATTTGGCGATCATACAAATACCAGTGAACTGGTATACAATTGCTATACTATTTGTTCTGGTAGATTTCTGCTATTACTGGGCACATCGCATGAGCCATGAGGTCAACCTTTTTTGGGGAGGTCATGTAGTGCATCATCAGAGTGAAGATTATAATTTGTCGGTGGCACTGAGGCAGGGCTCCTTTCAGGTCATCTGGACTTCAATGTTCTACTTACCATTAGCGATATTAGGCTTTGATACACTTACGTTCGTTTCAGTCTCTGCATTCGTTACGCTGTATCAGTTCTGGATACATACCGAAACCATTGGTAAATTAGGGTGGTTGGAGTGGGTTTTGAACACCCCCTCTCATCATAGGGTACACCACGGACGTAACCCAAAATATATTGACCGAAACCATGCAGGAGTGTTCATTGTCTGGGATAGGCTTTTCGGTACTTTTCAGGTAGAAGAAGAAAAGCCTACTTACGGAGTCACCCAGGCTGTTAATACCTGGAATCCTTTATGGGCTAACCTCAAGCCCTACATTGCTATGGGGCAACAACTGCAAAAGATGCCTTCTCTGGAGGACAAGCTCAAACTTCTGTTCTACAAACCGGGCTGGCTTCCTGAAAGCATGGGAGGCTATCAGGCACCCCCTGAGATTGACATCAGGAGCTACCAAAAATATAATAAGAAATCCACCGCACTTCTACACGCCTATATTCTGGTTCAGTTCGTAGTAGCTATGCTAGGTACTGCACTTTTCCTGTTTAACGAAGGGCAGCTCAGCATGTCGGAAAAGATTGCCTCAGCAGCTCTGATATTGCTAAGCCTAATCTGTCTGGGCAGCCTGTTTGAAGTGCCCAGAAAAATCTTTCCATTAGAAGCTTTCCGCATCCTGATTTGCACTACTGCCATTTATTATTTCGGACAGCATGCCAGTTGGGCAAGCAGTATTTTAGTGATGGGAGCATTGTCCGCCCTGCTATCAATAGTTTGGTTGTATTATTCAATATATAAGCAAACAGTACCAACAATGCTAGACACCAAGATTCCAAAAAGCATTACAACACAAGCTGTGGAAGAAATATACTCTGAATAA
- a CDS encoding DUF1648 domain-containing protein → MLKFFRLLWVISALVYFATLMLGYAYLPESVAIHADLEGEADQFIEKETFFYFGVGFFIVVNFLGSILLSVLSSIPETSGFYLRSEYFKESITSWLSSFVSIVNIFLVCAATYIALFNNQGDYQISQFSWLIYVAPVLLVGDFIWLVAIILKR, encoded by the coding sequence ATGCTTAAATTTTTCAGATTACTGTGGGTTATTTCTGCTCTTGTATATTTTGCTACTCTTATGCTGGGCTATGCCTACCTGCCCGAAAGTGTAGCCATACATGCAGATCTTGAGGGAGAAGCAGATCAGTTTATAGAAAAAGAGACTTTCTTTTATTTTGGAGTGGGCTTTTTTATTGTGGTCAACTTTCTTGGTTCTATACTGCTAAGTGTGTTGAGCAGCATACCGGAAACTTCTGGTTTTTACTTAAGAAGTGAATACTTTAAGGAAAGCATTACATCCTGGCTTAGCTCTTTTGTTTCCATCGTCAACATCTTTTTGGTGTGTGCGGCAACTTATATTGCTTTGTTCAATAATCAGGGAGACTACCAGATCAGCCAGTTTAGCTGGCTAATCTATGTAGCTCCTGTTTTACTTGTTGGAGATTTTATATGGCTGGTAGCCATCATCCTGAAGCGCTAA